One Sebaldella sp. S0638 genomic window carries:
- a CDS encoding thiamine pyrophosphate-dependent dehydrogenase E1 component subunit alpha: protein YREMYKRMNEARAFEQKVSWFFSRGMVHGTTHLSMGEEASGVAPCMALEDGDLITSTHRGHSQVIGKGVDLNKMMAELLGKATGYCKGKGGSMHIADIDSGNLGANGVVGGGHGLSVGAALTQQMKKTGKIVLCFFGDGAANEGSFHEALNLASIWKLPVVFYCENNLYGMSMSMERHMNITNIADRASSYGIPGHIVDGNDAVGLYDKMLEIFKYVREGNGPVLVESKTYRWLGHSKSDANVYRTKEEIEDWKSKDPIERMKKQLVKEKIFKEEELIEIEETAKADIEKAVEFANNSPDPELETALTDVYAD from the coding sequence ATATAGAGAAATGTACAAAAGAATGAATGAGGCAAGAGCCTTTGAACAAAAAGTATCATGGTTCTTTTCAAGAGGAATGGTTCACGGAACTACACACCTTTCTATGGGAGAGGAAGCTTCGGGAGTTGCCCCTTGTATGGCACTTGAAGACGGTGATCTGATCACTTCTACTCACAGAGGTCACAGTCAGGTTATTGGTAAGGGAGTAGACCTAAATAAAATGATGGCTGAACTTTTGGGGAAAGCCACAGGATATTGTAAGGGAAAAGGCGGTTCAATGCATATTGCAGATATAGATTCGGGGAATCTCGGAGCTAACGGCGTGGTAGGCGGAGGACATGGTCTTTCTGTAGGAGCTGCATTAACACAGCAAATGAAAAAAACAGGAAAAATCGTACTTTGCTTTTTTGGGGATGGGGCAGCTAATGAAGGTAGTTTTCATGAGGCTTTGAATCTGGCATCGATATGGAAGCTTCCTGTTGTCTTTTATTGCGAGAATAATCTTTACGGTATGTCTATGTCTATGGAAAGACATATGAATATTACAAATATAGCAGACAGAGCATCAAGCTACGGAATACCGGGGCATATAGTAGATGGTAATGATGCTGTTGGGCTTTATGATAAAATGCTTGAGATATTTAAGTATGTCAGAGAAGGGAACGGGCCGGTTCTTGTGGAAAGTAAAACTTACAGATGGCTGGGACATTCTAAGAGTGATGCCAATGTTTACAGAACTAAAGAGGAGATCGAGGACTGGAAGTCAAAGGATCCTATTGAAAGAATGAAGAAGCAGCTTGTAAAAGAGAAGATTTTTAAAGAGGAAGAACTTATTGAAATAGAGGAGACAGCTAAAGCGGATATAGAAAAAGCTGTGGAATTCGCTAATAATTCACCTGATCCTGAATTGGAAACAGCGTTAACAGATGTGTATGCTGACTAA